One window of the Podospora pseudocomata strain CBS 415.72m chromosome 7, whole genome shotgun sequence genome contains the following:
- a CDS encoding hypothetical protein (COG:S; EggNog:ENOG503NZDH) codes for MSIDRLLTKVLELYQDVHDDARTEQIYGSTTALLTNLSNPLNLSLLTSQLLIAPAIWGRPDAMRTCYRVISIFNSAAIHVRRNELENAKHKGPRAGGGLGSDAWAAAVLKGADGQSNRWQHLLVFAGVLMGMESGNRNSLSGGMRRTVERAVVTAANLALRKNEPVPQAPAGPVTLALNFTFSLLSESSRASLNCDALIPAATTAMLGADGLEDGYFLGAVDIDVRQAVERFTWEPNSPSYLHITQLEKKPLVSGLGPLSRLLGYAIQNARNSQVILQLQDDLIAFTGKLFQHWQVNNKLSELEISEESIYLTPETMSGTWEGLWNFLKKVMYAIVAVSQAVVARSLLDWRLKKHDVAPVVAAKTLHTLRNLYFISSRNGSDSFQVYQFTYLTSLDTLSRFGDASAAFLEEIKPNTEGTIPFHPLHRTLDLFYLNVAEHLPLHLPPEACDKLIIQPAITYLTNAAAPLSPRMMELFESAHSAVLSVLSCPHNAPITVKIVPFYAETLFSSFPKHISPRQFRLAFKTVMQILSPPFPIAASHPQLAETLLEMVRYRASIAGQDPNGQAPLPPPPAADPLEAQEPMSEQSTLVLTLIDALPFLQLDIFEDWMTLAAHAVNEIRDSALREVVKRRFWEVLVSGEMDVERAAIGVAWWGTKGGREAVLFGRAPERQEEMYMMSGALSRPERGSKL; via the coding sequence ATGTCTATCGACCGCCTACTGACCAAGGTCCTGGAGCTCTACCAAGACGTTCACGACGATGCGCGCACCGAGCAGATTTATGGGTCAACCACGGCGCTGTTGACCAACCTTTCGAATCCCCTGAATCTTTCGCTGCTCACCTCACAACTATTGATTGCGCCGGCAATATGGGGCCGTCCGGATGCCATGCGCACATGTTATCGGGTCATCAGCATCTTCAACTCAGCCGCCATTCACGTGCGCCGGAACGAGCTTGAGAACGCCAAACACAAGGGTCCGCGGGCGGGTGGCGGCTTGGGCAGTGACGCATGGGCAGCAGCGGTTCTGAAGGGAGCCGACGGTCAATCAAACAGATGGCAGCATCTTTTGGTGTTTGCCGGtgtgttgatggggatggagagcGGGAACCGGAATTCGTTAAGCGGAGGGATGCGCCGGACGGTTGAGCGTGCTGTTGTCACGGCTGCCAATCTTGCGCTGAGGAAGAATGAACCAGTCCCGCAAGCGCCTGCTGGACCTGTCACTTTGGCGCTCAACTTTACGTTTTCCTTGCTGTCGGAGTCATCACGCGCCTCGTTGAACTGCGATGCTCTGATCCCGGCTGCGACGACGGCCATGCTTGGTGCTGATGGTCTTGAGGATGGGTATTTTCTTGGCGCCGTTGATATCGATGTTCGACAAGCTGTGGAAAGGTTCACGTGGGAACCAAACTCGCCGTCATACCTCCATATCActcagctggagaagaagccattGGTGTCTGGCCTGGGCCCCCTTTCGAGGTTGCTGGGGTACGCCATTCAGAATGCTCGGAATTCCCAAGTAATCCTCCAGCTTCAGGATGACTTGATCGCGTTTACGGGGAAGCTGTTTCAGCATTGGCAAGTAAACAACAAGCTTTCTGAGCTGGAGATCTCCGAGGAAAGCATCTACCTCACCCCGGAAACCATGTCAGGGACATGGGAGGGGCTCTGGAACTTCCTCAAGAAAGTCATGTATGCCATCGTCGCCGTCTCGCAAGCCGTCGTGGCCCGCAGTCTTCTTGACTGGCGCCTCAAGAAGCACGATGTGGCGCCAGTGGTGGCCGCCAAGACACTACACACCCTTCGAAACCTTTACTTTATCTCTTCCAGGAACGGAAGCGACTCCTTCCAGGTGTACCAGTTCACCTACCTAACCTCCCTCGACACACTCTCCCGCTTCGGGGACGCCTCAGCAGCGTTCCTGGAGGAAATCAAACCAAACACCGAAGGCACAATCCCCttccatcccctccaccgcacACTCGACTTGTTCTACCTCAACGTAGCCGAACACCTACCactccacctcccaccagaAGCGTGCGACAAGTTGATCATCCAGCCGGCAATCACCTACCTGACCAACGCAGCAGCGCCCCTATCACCTCGCATGATGGAGCTGTTCGAGTCAGCCCACAGCGCGGTTTTGTCGGTCTTATCATGCCCACACAACGCACCCATCACCGTCAAGATCGTCCCATTCTACGCAGAAACTTTGTTTTCCTCATTTCCCAAGCACATCTCCCCACGGCAATTCCGTCTAGCATTCAAAACAGTCATGCAGATTTtatcaccccccttccctatTGCCGCCAGTCATCCACAGCTGGCGGAGACACTCCTTGAGATGGTCCGCTACCGAGCTAGTATTGCTGGACAAGATCCTAATGGGCAGGCACCGcttccgccgccgccggctgcTGATCCCCTGGAGGCTCAGGAGCCGATGTCGGAGCAGAGTACGCTTGTTTTGACGTTGATTGATGCGTTGCCGTTTTTGCAGTTGGATATCTTTGAGGATTGGATGACGCTTGCTGCTCACGCGGTGAATGAGATTAGGGATTCTgcgttgagggaggtggtgaagaggaggttctgggaggtgttggtgagtgGGGAGATGGACGTTGAGAGGGCCGCTATCGGGGTGGCGTGGTGGGGGACGAAGGGGGGACGGGAGGCGGTGTTGTTTGGAAGGGCGCcggagaggcaggaggagatgtACATGATGAGTGGGGCGCTTTCGAGGCCGGAGAGGGGGAGTAAGTTGTGA
- a CDS encoding hypothetical protein (COG:S; EggNog:ENOG503P5VC), with product MDRISRHIRRDAPPPGYTQPPFPSLFWPPQDSKVALYELDDIWKFTLYWTLILYGLFHLGAVGVAVLMQIGKRRSTWKYLWIVPLIYAFIAACEAVIAGSVVGLMVGAGYLAGNFTMSTWVPFVWGWVNVLVLLVASFRIQGGL from the exons ATGGACCGCATATC TCGCCATATCCGACGCgatgctcctcccccaggcTATACCCAACCGCCGTTCCCGTCCCTGTTCTGGCCGCCCCAGGACTCCAAGGTCGCGCTCTACGAACTCGACGACATCTGGAAGTTTACACTTTATTGGACCCTCATCCTCTATGGCCTGTTTCATCTGGGCGCCGTGGGTGTAGCCGTGTTGATGCAGATCGGCAAGAGGAGGTCTACCTGGAAATATCTCTGGATTGTGCCCCTGATCTATGCTTTTATCGCTGCGTGCGAAGCTGTCATAGCCGGCAGTGTTGTCGGGCTGAT GGTCGGTGCTGGCTATCTTGCTGGAAACTTCACCATGTCGACCTGGGTTCCGTTTGTATGGGGCTGGGTCAACgtcttggtgctgctggtcgCGTCCTTCAGAATCCAGGGCGGTCTGTAA
- the STE14 gene encoding farnesyl cysteine-carboxyl methyltransferase (COG:O; EggNog:ENOG503P25D), whose protein sequence is MERAYRAWAPDSAPAYNNPDRLYYPRQPKSLAGIAVRSFCLGIALTIGISSTLYILLFTSSPLWRLPFFLASLSTFHFLEFWTTAAYNTRAAEVSSFLLTANWPGYAIAHSFATLECLVTNVFFPNAQWAPFHIGKLVCVAGFALTLIGQTVRTVAMCQAGPSFNHLVQHQRNAGHVLVTSGIYAAFRHPSYFGFFWWALGTQLTMGNVVSFVGYAAVLWKFFSGRIKVEEEALVRFFGEEYVDYRRRVGTKIPFVP, encoded by the exons ATGGAGAGAGCATACCGAGCATGGGCGCCTGACAG CGCTCCGGCCTACAACAACCCAGACCGTCTCTACTACCCTCGACAGCCCAAGTCCCTCGCCGGGATCGCCGTCCGCTCCTTTTGCCTCGGGATAGCCCTCACAATTGGCATCTCGAGCACGCTctacatcctcctcttcacctcctccccgctcTGGCGCCTGCCCTTTTTTCTCgcttccctctccacctttcACTTTCTCGAATTCTGGACCACGGCCGCGTACAACACCCGAGCAGCCGAGGTCTCGTCCTTTCTCCTCACGGCCAACTGGCCCGGCTACGCCATCGCCCACTCCTTTGCCACGCTCGAATGCCTCGTCACCAATGTGTTTTTTCCAAACGCACAGTGGGCGCCGTTTCACATTGGGAAACTTGTTTGTGTGGCTGGCTTTGCCTTGACACTGATTGGACAGACGGTCCGCACGGTGGCCATGTGCCAGGCTGGACCTAGTTTCAACCACTTGGTTCAGCACCAGCGGAACGCGGGCCATGTGCTGGTGACGAGCGGGATATACGCGGCGTTCAGACACCCGAGCTACTTTGGGTTCTTTTGGTGGGCGCTGGGGACGCAGCTGACGATGGGGAACGTGGTAAGCTTTGTTGGGTATGCGGCGGTGCTGTGGAAGTTTTTTAGCGGGAGgatcaaggtggaggaggaggcgctggtgaggttttttggggaggagtaTGTTGATTataggaggagggtggggacCAAGATTCCTTTTGTTCCTTGA